CTGAGAAGCTGCGATCTTCCGTGAAGCACACTACCCAGGTGGTGAAAGGAGATGTACTCGACATGCCTTCGCTGCAGGCAGCCATGCAGGGGGTTCACACGGCATATTATCTCGTGCACCTGATGTCGGGATCGAACGATTTCGAGAAGCAGGATCGCCAGGCTGCCATCAACTTCGCCGAAGCAGCCAGGCAGGCGGGAGTGCAACGTATCATCTACCTGGGGGGCCTGGGGGATGATACCGATCCGGGGCTATCCCCACATCTGCGCAGTCGACATGAAGTAGGCCAGATCCTGCGGGAATCAGGCATTGAAACCATCGAGTTCCGTGCCGGCATGGTGATTGGTGCAGGCAGCCTGTCTTTTCAACTGATGAAAACGCTGACGGATCGTCTGCCCGTGATGATCTGCCCGCGCTGGCTGGCCACGCCAACGCAACCGATTGCTATCGACGATGTGCTGGCTTACCTGCTGGCGGCAAGAGAGTTGCCGCGAGGCGAAAGCCGCATCTTCGAGATCGGCAGCCCGGATGTCGTCACCTACGCTGATCTGATTCGTGAATATGCCCGTCTGCGCGGGCTAAAACGCTGGCTCATCTTTGTCCCCGTGCTCACTCCCTATCTGTCAGGCCTCTGGCTGGCACTCGTTACGCCGGCTACCTATGAAGTAGGCCGACACTTGATCGAAGGATTGAAGAACCCGACGGTGTTGCACGATCAACGTGCTCTTGGATTGTTTCCCATCAGGCCACGAAGTGTAAGGCAGGCATTGCAGGAGGCCATCGCAAATTCAGGCTCAGATTCCAGTTTATCCTCGGGACCTACTCGGTAATCCTGCAACACTTTCAGTTAAGT
This DNA window, taken from Planctomycetia bacterium, encodes the following:
- a CDS encoding NAD(P)H-binding protein, whose amino-acid sequence is MMAPHPESGNSEKPLVLLTGATGYIGGRLMAELEKQPVSLRCLVRQPEKLRSSVKHTTQVVKGDVLDMPSLQAAMQGVHTAYYLVHLMSGSNDFEKQDRQAAINFAEAARQAGVQRIIYLGGLGDDTDPGLSPHLRSRHEVGQILRESGIETIEFRAGMVIGAGSLSFQLMKTLTDRLPVMICPRWLATPTQPIAIDDVLAYLLAARELPRGESRIFEIGSPDVVTYADLIREYARLRGLKRWLIFVPVLTPYLSGLWLALVTPATYEVGRHLIEGLKNPTVLHDQRALGLFPIRPRSVRQALQEAIANSGSDSSLSSGPTR